From one Solanum stenotomum isolate F172 chromosome 12, ASM1918654v1, whole genome shotgun sequence genomic stretch:
- the LOC125848426 gene encoding lactoylglutathione lyase GLX1, whose translation MAEASAPAVPSTELLEWPKKDKRRMLHAVYRVGDLERTIKFYTECFGMKVLRQRDIPEEKYSNAFLGFGPEESHFVVELTYNYGVDKYDIGTGFGHFAIATPDVYKLVEEIKAKGGTVTREPGPVKGGSTVIAFVKDPDGYLFEILQRESTPEPFCQVMLRVGDLERSIKFYEKALGMQVVKKVDRPEHKYTVAMMGYAPENETTVLELTYNYGVTEYTKGNAYAQIAVGTDDVYKSAEVVNLVTQELGGKITRQPGSIPGLNTKITSFLDPDGWKTVLVDNNDFLKELESK comes from the exons ATGGCGGAAGCGAGTGCACCAGCTGTACCAAGTACTGAGTTGTTGGAGTGGCCAAAGAAAGATAAGCGCAGAATGCTGCATGCTGTGTATCGTGTCGGTGACCTTGAGCGTACCATCAA GTTTTACACAGAATGTTTTGGGATGAAAGTGTTGAGGCAGAGAGATATTCCAGAGGAGAAGTATTCCAATGCTTTTCTTGGTTTTGGCCCAGAAGAGTCTCACTTTGTGGTGGAGTTGACATATA ATTATGGAGTTGATAAGTATGACATTGGAACCGGCTTTGGGCATTTTGCTATTGCCACACCAGAT GTTTACAAACTGGTTGAGGAGATAAAGGCTAAGGGTGGAACTGTCACAAGGGAGCCTGGTCCTGTCAAGGGTGGATCTACTGTTATTGCTTTTGTCAAAGATCCTGATGGCTACCTATTTGAAATCCTCCAGAGAGAGTCTACTCCTGAACCATTTTGCCAAGTGATGCTTCGTGTGGGGGATCTTGAACGCTCTATCAAATTCTACGAAAAG GCACTTGGGATGCAAGTGGTGAAGAAAGTTGATAGACCAGAACATAAG TATACCGTTGCTATGATGGGATATGCTCCAGAGAACGAGACGACTGTTCTTGAGTTGACATACAACTATGGTGTGACTGAATACACAAAGGGAAATGCTTACGCACAG ATTGCAGTAGGCACTGATGATGTCTACAAAAGCGCTGAGGTTGTCAATCTTGTTACCCAAGAGCTCGGAGGAAAGATAACTAGACAGCCAGGATCAATTCCTGGACTCAACACCAAGATAACTTCTTTTCTGGATCCAGATGGCTGGAAAACA GTGCTGGTTGACAATAATGATTTTCTGAAGGAGCTAGAATCGAAGTAA